A window of the Henckelia pumila isolate YLH828 chromosome 3, ASM3356847v2, whole genome shotgun sequence genome harbors these coding sequences:
- the LOC140886880 gene encoding ribosomal RNA-processing protein 12 isoform X2, whose product MDGEIAETSQIFHANSDICQQILTRYSHSSAAQHRHLCATAAATRSIIQSSSLPLTPISYFAATITSLSSSKSLDSTALAALTSFLSIIIPLINRGEIRQDKAEDAVRVLVGVVEDSGSNLGTSSVRAVVKSLGILVTDFCNLNDWKSVELGFEWLLKYCIDKRPKVRKCAQDCLFAVFKSLGSSAVSKKASKLIYLLVKEHMPLTSEITTAEIINRSTNDAMLNPDHQEALHLLNVMKLAVPYLYVKIRTRTLSQLLKILKSPCSALTRPVFEVVLAIFVNSEPEVIVPIAEDIFESIVPYISLGEKNPVETSVFAATLAKTAISKLRDDNLHKSVTYFPLVTESLIGLLSSEANISSQAANIFRELIDHLIDEKSLLAIKSQEMEDKSVHNEDFIAAKSICTVFDNVLKTWCQIPNQHFLSVLAHLFLKLEDASEMLMEGIILKLADLMNACSSGASEIIHLQDCIGSAVVAMGPEKILALIPISLEEKDFSCSNSWLIPILKKNIVGSSLQFFMEQIIPLAESFEQASLKVKKSVIGRDLQAYYRGCWGLLPAFCRQPSDTYQSFGTLANLLITFLKKDSFMLENIAISLQELINQNKKVLASDEELTEVQSTGIINEFVVDLKARNFYSRKIAKKNLKVLASCSKELLQALVNVLFESPPETHKHLKGALGCLVSICDSSETKQTFMDSLKKFQLLEYMGDHGKVERETNSSGDKEQGGAISVGTDTKRHLILDLASCFVDASDEDLVKLLFCVIKCALQATDEFGQIEAYQTLCRILEKHSWFCSSQFEVVMDLLSGVKSSANIELLKSRFACFQTLLIQAIMRNLDEENSKAFLILNEIILTLKDSNEEGRKVAYDAINALSSKLRKSSEATCDAPYQKFLTMIIGYLSGSSPHIKSGVVSALSVLVYNDPDICLTVPDMFPSVMELLHSKAIEIIKAVLGFVKVFVSCLKPNDVQNFLPDIVDGILRWSSVSRHHFKTKVTVILEIMMRKCGVPSVKSLTPEKYKDYVQGVVMNRRGKTSSKEIESSETKPDNPDSVPTGVAFLQAAQEETRGVNKE is encoded by the exons ATGGACGGTGAAATAGCTGAAACGTCCCAAATCTTCCATGCCAACTCCGACATATGCCAACAGATCCTAACCCGCTACTCCCATTCATCCGCCGCGCAGCACCGCCATCTCTGCGCCACCGCTGCCGCCACGCGCTCTATTATCCAATCGTCGTCTCTCCCCCTCACTCCGATCTCATATTTCGCCGCCACCATCACTTCTCTTTCCAGTTCTAAGTCACTCGACTCCACTGCACTCGCGGCGTTAACCTCTTTTCTTTCTATAATTATTCCGTTGATAAATAGAGGCGAAATTAGACAGGACAAGGCCGAGGATGCGGTGAGGGTTTTGGTTGGCGTGGTGGAGGATAGTGGGAGTAATTTGGGAACCTCGAGTGTGAGGGCGGTGGTGAAGTCTTTGGGTATTCTGGTTACGGACTTTTGTAATTTGAATGATTGGAAATCGGTTGAGCTGGGATTTGAATGGCTTCTGAAATACTGCATCGATAAGCGGCCCAAG GTGAGAAAGTGTGCTCAGGATTGTCTTTTCGCTGTTTTCAAGTCACTTGGATCTTCAGCTGTCAGCAAGAAAGCTagtaaattaatttatttattggtgAAAGAGCACATGCCATTGACATCAGAAATTACGACGGCAGAAATTATTAATAGATCCACAAACGATGCTATGCTGAATCCTGATCATCAAGAAGCTCTTCATTTGCTAAATGTGATGAAGCTCGCTGTTCCATATCTATATGTTAAAATTCGCACCAGAACCCTGTCACAATTATTGAAGATCTTGAAATCCCCGTGCTCAGCATTGACGAGGCCAGTCTTCGAAGTGGTTTTGGCCATATTTGTAAATTCAGAGCCTGAAGTCATAGTTCCCATTGCTGAAGATATTTTCGAATCAATAGTGCCATACATATCTTTGGGAGAAAAGAATCCAGTTGAAACTTCAGTTTTTGCTGCAACTTTAGCCAAAACTGCTATAAGCAAACTTCGTGATGACAACTTACATAAGTCAGTCACCTACTTCCCTCTAGTAACTGAATCCTTGATAG GCCTCCTATCATCTGAAGCCAACATTTCTTCACAGGCTGCCAACATATTCAGGGAGCTAATAGATCATCTAATTGATGAAAAAAGCTTATTGGCCATCAAAAGCCAGGAAATGGAAGACAAGTCAGTTCACAACGAGGACTTTATTGCAGCAAAAAGCATATGCACTGTGTTCGACAATGTTCTGAAAACTTGGTGTCAAATCCCAAACCAACATTTCTTGTCAGTTTTAGCACATTTGTTCCTCAAACTTG AGGATGCATCGGAGATGCTTATGGAGGGTATAATTCTTAAACTAGCTGACTTGATGAATGCTTGTTCTTCAGGTGCTTCTGAAATTATACAT CTTCAAGATTGCATTGGATCTGCTGTTGTTGCCATGGGACCAGAAAAAATCCTTGCATTGATCCCCATTTCCCTGGAGGAGAAAGACTTTTCCTGTTCCAATAGTTGGTTAATAcctattttaaagaaaaatatagTTGGATCCTCGCTGCAGTTTTTTATGGAGCAAATTATACCTCTTGCTGAATCCTTTGAGCAGGCATCACTTAAAG TTAAAAAATCAGTAATAGGCCGAGATCTGCAGGCTTACTACCGTGGCTGTTGGGGATTGTTGCCTGCCTTTTGTCGTCAACCAAGTGACACTTATCAGAGTTTCGGTACCCTTGCCAACCTCTTAATTACTTTTCTGAAAAAGGACTCTTTTATGCTTGAGAATATTGCCATTAGTTTGCAG GAActaataaatcaaaataaaaaggtGCTCGCATCTGATGAGGAGTTGACAGAAGTTCAAAGCACAGGAATCATTAATGAGTTTGTGGTAGATCTTAAAGCAAGAAATTTTTATTCAAGAAAGattgcaaaaaaaaatttgaaggtGTTGGCTTCATGTTCCAAGGAGTTGCTTCAGGCTCTAGTCAATGTCTTGTTTGAGAGCCCTCCAGAGACACACAAGCATCTAAAG GGTGCATTAGGATGCTTGGTATCTATCTGTGATTCTTCAGAAACAAAACAGACCTTTATGGATTCTCTTAAGAAATTTCAGCTTCTTGAATATATGGGTGATCATGGAAAAGTGGAACGTGAGACTAATAGCTCTGGTGACAAAGAACAGGGTGGTGCAATTTCAGTTGGAACAGACACAAAGAG GCATCTAATATTGGATCTTGCATCTTGCTTTGTGGATGCATCTGATGAGGATCTGGTCAAATTACTCTTTTGTGTAATTAAATGTGCTTTGCAG GCTACGGATGAGTTTGGCCAGATTGAAGCATATCAAACACTCTGCAGAATTCTGGAG AAACATTCTTGGTTCTGCTCTTCACAGTTTGAAGTGGTGATGGATCTCTTGTCTGGGGTGAAGTCTTCAGCAAACATTGAATTGCTTAAAAGTCGTTTTGCCTGTTTTCAGACCTTATTGATTCAGGCTATAATG AGAAACTTGGATGAAGAGAATTCAAAGGCTTTCCTTATTCTGAATGAGATTATTCTCACTTTAAAAGAT TCTAATGAAGAAGGCAGGAAAGTGGCTTATGATGCTATAAATGCATTAAGTTCTAAGTTGCGAAAGTCGTCAGAAGCTACTTGTGATGCCCCGTATCAGAAATTTCTTACTATG ATTATTGGATATCTTTCTGGCTCCTCTCCTCACATAAAAAGTGGAGTTGTGTCTGCACTCTCGGTCTTAGTTTACAATGATCCTGATATCTGCCTCACAGTACCTGACATGTTCCCCTCTGTAATGGAGTTGCTGCACAGCAAGGCGATTGAGATTATAAAA GCTGTTTTGGGCTTTGTGAAAGTATTTGTTTCGTGTCTGAAACCAAACGATGTACAAAATTTTCTTCCGGACATTGTCGATGGAATTCTTCGCTGGTCTTCTGTTTCACGCCATCATTTCAAAACAAAG GTCACGGTTATATTGGAAATCATGATGAGGAAGTGCGGTGTTCCTTCAGTAAAGTCTCTTACGCCTGAGAAGTACAAGGATTATGTACAGGGGGTTGTCATG AATCGCCGTGGCAAGACAAGTTCCAAGGAAATTGAGAGCAGTGAGACTAAACCTGATAACCCTGATTCAGTTCCCACGGG AGTTGCCTTTCTTCAGGCAGCACAAGAGGAAACGAGAGGAGTCAACAAAGAATGA
- the LOC140886880 gene encoding ribosomal RNA-processing protein 12 isoform X1 translates to MDGEIAETSQIFHANSDICQQILTRYSHSSAAQHRHLCATAAATRSIIQSSSLPLTPISYFAATITSLSSSKSLDSTALAALTSFLSIIIPLINRGEIRQDKAEDAVRVLVGVVEDSGSNLGTSSVRAVVKSLGILVTDFCNLNDWKSVELGFEWLLKYCIDKRPKVRKCAQDCLFAVFKSLGSSAVSKKASKLIYLLVKEHMPLTSEITTAEIINRSTNDAMLNPDHQEALHLLNVMKLAVPYLYVKIRTRTLSQLLKILKSPCSALTRPVFEVVLAIFVNSEPEVIVPIAEDIFESIVPYISLGEKNPVETSVFAATLAKTAISKLRDDNLHKSVTYFPLVTESLIGLLSSEANISSQAANIFRELIDHLIDEKSLLAIKSQEMEDKSVHNEDFIAAKSICTVFDNVLKTWCQIPNQHFLSVLAHLFLKLEDASEMLMEGIILKLADLMNACSSGASEIIHLQDCIGSAVVAMGPEKILALIPISLEEKDFSCSNSWLIPILKKNIVGSSLQFFMEQIIPLAESFEQASLKVKKSVIGRDLQAYYRGCWGLLPAFCRQPSDTYQSFGTLANLLITFLKKDSFMLENIAISLQELINQNKKVLASDEELTEVQSTGIINEFVVDLKARNFYSRKIAKKNLKVLASCSKELLQALVNVLFESPPETHKHLKGALGCLVSICDSSETKQTFMDSLKKFQLLEYMGDHGKVERETNSSGDKEQGGAISVGTDTKRHLILDLASCFVDASDEDLVKLLFCVIKCALQATDEFGQIEAYQTLCRILEKHSWFCSSQFEVVMDLLSGVKSSANIELLKSRFACFQTLLIQAIMRNLDEENSKAFLILNEIILTLKDSNEEGRKVAYDAINALSSKLRKSSEATCDAPYQKFLTMIIGYLSGSSPHIKSGVVSALSVLVYNDPDICLTVPDMFPSVMELLHSKAIEIIKAVLGFVKVFVSCLKPNDVQNFLPDIVDGILRWSSVSRHHFKTKVTVILEIMMRKCGVPSVKSLTPEKYKDYVQGVVMNRRGKTSSKEIESSETKPDNPDSVPTGQHKRKREESTKNEEGPGRPWKRKDDRKQPFGKSIRKTGHSDHGNLRNKRQGHDKRNYSGGKNLNDKKMTKKKHQENIRRPAVASKFSKGKKVGWKTVNQLA, encoded by the exons ATGGACGGTGAAATAGCTGAAACGTCCCAAATCTTCCATGCCAACTCCGACATATGCCAACAGATCCTAACCCGCTACTCCCATTCATCCGCCGCGCAGCACCGCCATCTCTGCGCCACCGCTGCCGCCACGCGCTCTATTATCCAATCGTCGTCTCTCCCCCTCACTCCGATCTCATATTTCGCCGCCACCATCACTTCTCTTTCCAGTTCTAAGTCACTCGACTCCACTGCACTCGCGGCGTTAACCTCTTTTCTTTCTATAATTATTCCGTTGATAAATAGAGGCGAAATTAGACAGGACAAGGCCGAGGATGCGGTGAGGGTTTTGGTTGGCGTGGTGGAGGATAGTGGGAGTAATTTGGGAACCTCGAGTGTGAGGGCGGTGGTGAAGTCTTTGGGTATTCTGGTTACGGACTTTTGTAATTTGAATGATTGGAAATCGGTTGAGCTGGGATTTGAATGGCTTCTGAAATACTGCATCGATAAGCGGCCCAAG GTGAGAAAGTGTGCTCAGGATTGTCTTTTCGCTGTTTTCAAGTCACTTGGATCTTCAGCTGTCAGCAAGAAAGCTagtaaattaatttatttattggtgAAAGAGCACATGCCATTGACATCAGAAATTACGACGGCAGAAATTATTAATAGATCCACAAACGATGCTATGCTGAATCCTGATCATCAAGAAGCTCTTCATTTGCTAAATGTGATGAAGCTCGCTGTTCCATATCTATATGTTAAAATTCGCACCAGAACCCTGTCACAATTATTGAAGATCTTGAAATCCCCGTGCTCAGCATTGACGAGGCCAGTCTTCGAAGTGGTTTTGGCCATATTTGTAAATTCAGAGCCTGAAGTCATAGTTCCCATTGCTGAAGATATTTTCGAATCAATAGTGCCATACATATCTTTGGGAGAAAAGAATCCAGTTGAAACTTCAGTTTTTGCTGCAACTTTAGCCAAAACTGCTATAAGCAAACTTCGTGATGACAACTTACATAAGTCAGTCACCTACTTCCCTCTAGTAACTGAATCCTTGATAG GCCTCCTATCATCTGAAGCCAACATTTCTTCACAGGCTGCCAACATATTCAGGGAGCTAATAGATCATCTAATTGATGAAAAAAGCTTATTGGCCATCAAAAGCCAGGAAATGGAAGACAAGTCAGTTCACAACGAGGACTTTATTGCAGCAAAAAGCATATGCACTGTGTTCGACAATGTTCTGAAAACTTGGTGTCAAATCCCAAACCAACATTTCTTGTCAGTTTTAGCACATTTGTTCCTCAAACTTG AGGATGCATCGGAGATGCTTATGGAGGGTATAATTCTTAAACTAGCTGACTTGATGAATGCTTGTTCTTCAGGTGCTTCTGAAATTATACAT CTTCAAGATTGCATTGGATCTGCTGTTGTTGCCATGGGACCAGAAAAAATCCTTGCATTGATCCCCATTTCCCTGGAGGAGAAAGACTTTTCCTGTTCCAATAGTTGGTTAATAcctattttaaagaaaaatatagTTGGATCCTCGCTGCAGTTTTTTATGGAGCAAATTATACCTCTTGCTGAATCCTTTGAGCAGGCATCACTTAAAG TTAAAAAATCAGTAATAGGCCGAGATCTGCAGGCTTACTACCGTGGCTGTTGGGGATTGTTGCCTGCCTTTTGTCGTCAACCAAGTGACACTTATCAGAGTTTCGGTACCCTTGCCAACCTCTTAATTACTTTTCTGAAAAAGGACTCTTTTATGCTTGAGAATATTGCCATTAGTTTGCAG GAActaataaatcaaaataaaaaggtGCTCGCATCTGATGAGGAGTTGACAGAAGTTCAAAGCACAGGAATCATTAATGAGTTTGTGGTAGATCTTAAAGCAAGAAATTTTTATTCAAGAAAGattgcaaaaaaaaatttgaaggtGTTGGCTTCATGTTCCAAGGAGTTGCTTCAGGCTCTAGTCAATGTCTTGTTTGAGAGCCCTCCAGAGACACACAAGCATCTAAAG GGTGCATTAGGATGCTTGGTATCTATCTGTGATTCTTCAGAAACAAAACAGACCTTTATGGATTCTCTTAAGAAATTTCAGCTTCTTGAATATATGGGTGATCATGGAAAAGTGGAACGTGAGACTAATAGCTCTGGTGACAAAGAACAGGGTGGTGCAATTTCAGTTGGAACAGACACAAAGAG GCATCTAATATTGGATCTTGCATCTTGCTTTGTGGATGCATCTGATGAGGATCTGGTCAAATTACTCTTTTGTGTAATTAAATGTGCTTTGCAG GCTACGGATGAGTTTGGCCAGATTGAAGCATATCAAACACTCTGCAGAATTCTGGAG AAACATTCTTGGTTCTGCTCTTCACAGTTTGAAGTGGTGATGGATCTCTTGTCTGGGGTGAAGTCTTCAGCAAACATTGAATTGCTTAAAAGTCGTTTTGCCTGTTTTCAGACCTTATTGATTCAGGCTATAATG AGAAACTTGGATGAAGAGAATTCAAAGGCTTTCCTTATTCTGAATGAGATTATTCTCACTTTAAAAGAT TCTAATGAAGAAGGCAGGAAAGTGGCTTATGATGCTATAAATGCATTAAGTTCTAAGTTGCGAAAGTCGTCAGAAGCTACTTGTGATGCCCCGTATCAGAAATTTCTTACTATG ATTATTGGATATCTTTCTGGCTCCTCTCCTCACATAAAAAGTGGAGTTGTGTCTGCACTCTCGGTCTTAGTTTACAATGATCCTGATATCTGCCTCACAGTACCTGACATGTTCCCCTCTGTAATGGAGTTGCTGCACAGCAAGGCGATTGAGATTATAAAA GCTGTTTTGGGCTTTGTGAAAGTATTTGTTTCGTGTCTGAAACCAAACGATGTACAAAATTTTCTTCCGGACATTGTCGATGGAATTCTTCGCTGGTCTTCTGTTTCACGCCATCATTTCAAAACAAAG GTCACGGTTATATTGGAAATCATGATGAGGAAGTGCGGTGTTCCTTCAGTAAAGTCTCTTACGCCTGAGAAGTACAAGGATTATGTACAGGGGGTTGTCATG AATCGCCGTGGCAAGACAAGTTCCAAGGAAATTGAGAGCAGTGAGACTAAACCTGATAACCCTGATTCAGTTCCCACGGG GCAGCACAAGAGGAAACGAGAGGAGTCAACAAAGAATGAAGAAGGCCCTGGGAGACCTTGGAAAAGAAAAGATGATAGAAAACAACCCTTCGGAAAGTCCATTAGAAAAACTGGACATTCTGATCATGGTAACTTACGAAATAAGCGTCAGGGGCACGATAAGAGGAATTATTCTGGCGGCAAAAATCTCAATGACAAGAAAATGACGAAGAAGAAACACCAAGAGAACATCCGTAGACCGGCCGTTGCATCCAAATTTTCCAAGGGCAAAAAGGTTGGTTGGAAGACAGTAAATCAGCTGGCCTGA
- the LOC140886983 gene encoding protein N-terminal glutamine amidohydrolase, whose amino-acid sequence MATSNLDSSPLVSPAIAPPGAVSGFQHTPCYCEENVYLLSKKLCEDGISTSDGSDLFVIFISNEQKQIPLWHQKASHRADGVILWDYHVICLQKRKESNLPHLVWDLDSTLPCPTPLVKYVAETIRPSFQLFSQFQRIFRFVHAPLFLHCFASDRRHMKDSAGNWISPPPLYEAIVAEDGTLHNLNEYMEMSSVDVVKTIGADTVDAALSKKFGVLISESQLEEFFSMIS is encoded by the exons ATGGCGACTTCGAATTTGGATTCATCTCCGCTTGTATCACCGGCGATTGCTCCTCCGGGAGCAGTTTCAGGCTTCCAGCACACGCCATGTTATTG CGAGGAGAACGTGTATCTGCTGAGCAAGAAGCTATGCGAGGATGGAATATCGACGTCAGATGGTTCTGACCTATTCGTCATTTTCATTTCCAATGAACAAAAACAG ATTCCATTGTGGCATCAGAAGGCAAGCCATAGAGCCGATGGGGTAATTCTTTGGGATTACCATGTCATCTGTTTACAA aaaagaaaagaaagcaaCTTGCCTCATTTGGTGTGGGATTTAGATTCAACTCTTCCCTGCCCAACTCCTCTTGTCAAATATGTAGCTGAAACCATCCGACCTTCATTTCAGCTTTTTTCTCAGTTTCAGAG GATTTTCAGATTTGTGCATGCTCCGCTGTTCCTCCACTGTTTTGCATCTGATAGAAGACATATGAAAGATTCAGCCGGCAATTGGATTTCTCCTCCACCTTTATATGAAGCCATTGTCGCTGAAG ATGGGACGTTGCATAACTTAAATGAATACATGGAAATGTCCTCTGTCGATGTTGTAAAAACCATAGGAGCCGATACTGTAGATGCtgctttatctaaaaaatttgGCGTCTTAATTAGTGAAAGCCAATTGGAGGAGTTCTTTTCTATGATTTCCTGA